A portion of the Mesobacillus sp. AQ2 genome contains these proteins:
- a CDS encoding glutamate-5-semialdehyde dehydrogenase, translating into MSAIELIQKGEKAKKAAALMGKKTTEQKNSALILISSQLIKEKEFILAENKKDLAAGTDNGMSESVLDRLRLDAARLEDMAEALISLTQLKDPVGEVLEQWERQNGLLISQTRVPLGVIGMIYEARPNVTVDASSLCLKTGNSVLLRGSSTAIKSNKAIVQVIHRALEKSDLPVDAVQLVEDTSRDTASEMFKLNRYLDVLIPRGGAKLIKTVVENSTVPVLETGAGNCHVFIDQSADRNMAINISMNAKTQRPSVCNACETILVHEEWAAMHLPKLVETLQDKGVIIHGDEMVPGRAIIPATEQDWSTEYLGLEVAIKVVGSIDEAISHINGYGTKHSEVIVSSDPENVYRFLQEVDAAAVYHNASTRFTDGYEFGFGAEIGISTQKLHARGPMGLQALTSTKYIIKGNGQVK; encoded by the coding sequence ATGAGTGCAATCGAATTGATTCAAAAAGGGGAAAAAGCAAAAAAAGCAGCTGCGTTAATGGGAAAAAAGACAACAGAACAGAAAAATTCAGCTCTAATACTCATTTCCAGCCAGCTGATCAAGGAAAAGGAATTTATCCTTGCAGAAAATAAAAAAGATCTGGCTGCCGGGACAGATAATGGGATGAGTGAATCAGTTTTGGATCGGCTTAGGTTGGATGCGGCGAGGCTTGAAGATATGGCGGAAGCCTTAATATCGTTAACACAGCTAAAGGACCCAGTTGGTGAAGTATTGGAGCAATGGGAACGGCAAAATGGCCTTTTAATTTCACAGACGCGCGTCCCGCTCGGGGTTATTGGCATGATCTATGAGGCGCGCCCGAATGTGACGGTTGATGCATCAAGCCTTTGTTTGAAAACTGGTAATTCTGTGCTTCTGCGCGGAAGTTCAACAGCGATCAAATCAAACAAAGCCATTGTCCAGGTAATCCATCGAGCGCTTGAGAAGAGCGATTTGCCTGTTGATGCAGTTCAGCTTGTTGAAGATACAAGCAGGGACACTGCATCTGAAATGTTCAAGTTGAACCGCTACCTCGATGTACTGATTCCCCGAGGCGGTGCGAAACTGATCAAAACGGTTGTGGAAAACTCTACTGTTCCTGTATTGGAAACGGGTGCGGGTAACTGTCACGTGTTTATCGATCAATCAGCTGACAGAAATATGGCAATCAATATTTCTATGAATGCGAAAACACAGCGTCCGTCTGTTTGTAATGCGTGTGAAACAATCCTTGTCCATGAAGAGTGGGCAGCCATGCATCTGCCCAAACTGGTAGAGACCCTGCAGGACAAAGGGGTAATCATTCACGGTGATGAAATGGTTCCCGGGAGAGCAATCATTCCAGCCACTGAGCAAGACTGGTCGACAGAATATTTGGGATTGGAAGTAGCCATAAAAGTAGTTGGCAGCATAGATGAAGCCATTTCGCATATTAACGGGTATGGGACAAAGCATTCTGAAGTGATTGTTTCTTCCGACCCTGAAAATGTATACAGGTTTTTACAGGAAGTGGATGCTGCTGCAGTTTACCACAACGCTTCAACTAGATTCACAGATGGATATGAATTTGGATTTGGGGCTGAAATTGGAATCAGTACACAAAAGCTTCATGCACGGGGGCCAATGGGGCTGCAGGCCTTGACTTCAACCA
- the proB gene encoding glutamate 5-kinase, with product MKRKRIVVKIGSSSLTNLNGGLCIDMLREHVDALARLKKLGHEVILISSGAVAAGFGDLGYSSRPVTIAGKQAAAAVGQGHLLKGYTEELKKYGLVAAQLLLTRQNFLHKEQYQNAYATISELLKRNVLPIINENDSVSIEELAFGDNDLLSALVSGLIHANHLIILTDINGIYDQNPRTNPDAKKFNYLAKIPDELFESASGAGSKVGTGGMKTKLEAARTATALGVQVFIGSGTGAEKLVEILDGKGDGTYIGCTSHASLKTSKQWLALHSIPRGKVEVDKGAVQAILKHGKSLLPAGITNIIGSFMVNDVVEIVGPNGELVGRGQVNFSSRELGEIKGLSSSEAMAIVNSDRSVVIHRDHWVSQRKEKN from the coding sequence ATGAAAAGAAAGAGGATTGTCGTAAAGATTGGAAGCAGTTCACTGACAAACTTGAATGGCGGGCTTTGTATCGATATGCTGCGCGAACATGTAGATGCGCTGGCGCGCTTGAAGAAGCTTGGCCATGAAGTGATTTTGATTTCATCAGGAGCCGTTGCCGCCGGTTTTGGCGACCTCGGGTATTCATCCCGGCCTGTAACCATTGCCGGGAAGCAGGCAGCTGCAGCAGTAGGGCAGGGCCATCTTCTCAAGGGATATACAGAGGAATTGAAAAAATATGGACTTGTTGCCGCACAACTGCTGCTTACACGGCAAAATTTCCTTCATAAAGAACAGTATCAGAATGCATATGCAACAATATCCGAACTACTAAAACGAAATGTGCTTCCAATCATAAATGAAAATGATTCCGTATCGATTGAGGAGCTGGCATTCGGTGATAATGACTTGCTTTCCGCATTGGTGAGCGGCCTCATTCATGCAAATCATTTAATAATCTTGACAGATATCAATGGAATATATGATCAAAATCCCAGGACCAATCCAGATGCCAAAAAGTTCAACTACCTTGCGAAAATTCCGGATGAATTATTCGAAAGTGCATCAGGAGCGGGTTCAAAAGTCGGGACGGGAGGAATGAAAACAAAGCTTGAAGCTGCACGGACTGCAACGGCATTGGGAGTTCAGGTTTTTATTGGCTCTGGTACTGGAGCGGAGAAACTGGTAGAGATTCTGGATGGGAAAGGGGATGGCACCTATATTGGATGTACTTCTCATGCAAGCCTGAAAACATCGAAGCAATGGCTGGCACTGCATTCGATTCCAAGAGGAAAGGTTGAGGTGGACAAGGGGGCAGTTCAGGCCATTTTAAAACATGGTAAAAGTCTCCTTCCGGCTGGGATAACAAATATTATTGGCAGCTTTATGGTTAACGATGTCGTGGAGATAGTTGGCCCCAATGGCGAATTAGTAGGGAGAGGACAGGTCAATTTTTCATCAAGGGAGCTAGGCGAAATTAAAGGGTTATCAAGTTCAGAGGCGATGGCCATTGTCAACAGTGATAGAAGCGTTGTTATCCACCGTGATCACTGGGTCAGCCAGCGAAAGGAGAAGAATTAA